The following are from one region of the Algiphilus sp. genome:
- the rpoZ gene encoding DNA-directed RNA polymerase subunit omega, with product MARVTVEDCREHISNQFDLTLVAAKRARQLTRGAEAHITWGNDKSTVVALREIADGHVDKAVLEEQDLPAVSAPKVELEALDPLDALDI from the coding sequence CGTAACCGTTGAAGACTGCCGCGAGCACATTTCCAACCAGTTCGACCTGACCCTGGTGGCGGCCAAGCGCGCGCGTCAGCTCACGCGCGGGGCCGAGGCCCACATCACCTGGGGCAACGACAAGTCCACCGTGGTGGCCCTGCGCGAGATCGCCGACGGCCACGTCGACAAGGCGGTGCTCGAGGAGCAGGACCTGCCTGCCGTGTCGGCGCCGAAGGTCGAGCTCGAAGCGCTCGATCCGCTGGACGCGCTCGACATCTAG